GGAAGCGTATGACGATCTTCTCACCGCTCATTTGACAGAGAAGTCGAAATGGCTTGACATCGGTTGCGGCCGCAACGAGGCCGTCTTCAGATTTGGAAACCGGGGCCGGCTGGCAATAGGATTAGATATTCAGATAGCAGAAAACCGTCATCCGGTACCTTTCCTTCAAGCCGATATGCAACATCTCCCTTTCCGCAGTGACTCTTTCGATCTCATCACACTGCGCTTTGTGGTAGAACACCTTCCTGATACTGAGACTGGCTTCGCTGACATTGAACGCGTGCTGAAACAGAATGGTAAAGTTATCGTTATTACAACGAATGTGTGGAGTCCGTTCGTCGCTTTCGCCCGTCTATTACCTTATAGGTTGAAGCAAAAAATGTTACGCTCACTTTACAAGGTAGAAGAGGAGGATATCCTTCCCACCTATTATCGCTTCAACTCGGCTTCCCAAATGCGACGCGGCGTAAAAGGTTTGAGGTTGATTGAGTTGGACTACGTTCAGGGTGCGACCTATGACAGACGATACCTTTTCCTGCTGTTTTTCTTCTGGCATTTGATATCTAAACGGGGACCCTTGAAACCCTTTAGAGACAATCTTCTATCAGTTTTTGAGAAAAAATAGCATCTGCTTGCATTCTTGATGACACCCGCTCTATTTTCACGTCACCAATCTGGGAGCCTCACATGACAGATCGATCCACTCCATTTCCCGAAATCACCTTTAAGGCTGTCGTGCTTGGCATTATTCTATCGGCTGTGCTGGCAGGTGCGAATGCCTACCTTGGCTTGTTTGCTGGTATGACAGTTTCAGCCTCTATCCCCGCCGCCGTAATTTCAATGGGAGTTCTCAGTCTCTTTCGGAAATCCAACATTCTTGAGAACAACATTGTTCAGACGGCTGCCTCGGCTGGTGAATCGCTGGCGGCAGGAGTGATTTTTACTATTCCGGCCCTTGTACTCATGGGCTACTGGACAGAATTCAACTATGTTGAAGTGGCAAAGATCTCCGCCATCGGCGGACTCATCGGTGTTCTCTTCACCGTTCCGTTGCGGCGGGCGCTAATCCTCGAAGCAAAGCTGCGTTATCCAGAAGGTATCGCCACGGCAGAAGTGCTGAAAGCTGGTGAGGCAGCTAAAGAGAAGACGACAGCTGACGCCTCAGAGGGAATCAGACTCATCGGGCTTGCGGGTCTGGCAGGCGGCCTGATGAAGATTGCGCAACAGGGATTCTCCATGTGGCACGCTGCTGTGGAGGGGGCAAGATCGGTAGGCGGAGCCATTTTCGGCATCGGCTCTGACCTTTCACCCGCGCTTATATCTGTCGGCTACATCGTTGGACGCAACATCTCGATCCTCGTCTTCTCAGGCGGACTCATTTCGTGGGCGATTGCCATTCCCATCTATTCAACCATTTACGGCTTTGAGGGAGATCCAATGGATGCCGCCTGGCAGATCTGGAACTCTCAGATCCGTTATCTGGGTGTGGGCGCCATGGTGGTGGGAGGCATATGGTCTCTTCTCAAGCTAATGAAGCCCCTTGCGCAAGGAGTGAAGG
The Candidatus Neomarinimicrobiota bacterium genome window above contains:
- a CDS encoding class I SAM-dependent methyltransferase; this encodes MTVNEDWARRIIRRLDPHFRQRWEAYDDLLTAHLTEKSKWLDIGCGRNEAVFRFGNRGRLAIGLDIQIAENRHPVPFLQADMQHLPFRSDSFDLITLRFVVEHLPDTETGFADIERVLKQNGKVIVITTNVWSPFVAFARLLPYRLKQKMLRSLYKVEEEDILPTYYRFNSASQMRRGVKGLRLIELDYVQGATYDRRYLFLLFFFWHLISKRGPLKPFRDNLLSVFEKK